One Nicotiana sylvestris chromosome 12, ASM39365v2, whole genome shotgun sequence genomic window carries:
- the LOC104218765 gene encoding E3 ubiquitin-protein ligase SINAT2-like, which yields MAPGGGASRKEIIETWPNFTSCDTTNTQLEKSITFLGEKFRKSSIHGVHELLECPICTRSLYPPVYQCPNGHTLCTNCKTGAHNFCPTCQVELGNIRCLALEKVAESLELPCRHQNLGCHKILPYYRKLKHEQRCKFRPYHCPYAGSECSIKGDIPTLMLHLKEDHKVDMHTGCTFNHRYVKSNPEEVDNAIWMLTVFDCYGKQFCLHFEAFSLGMTPVYMAFLRFMGEDNEAKMFKYSLEVGGFGRKLTWQGIPRSIRDSHRKVRDCQDGLIIPRSLALFFSGGNNGQELTLKVTGRIWKEH from the exons ATGGCTCCTGGAGGTGGTGCTAGTCGCAAGGAAATTATAGAAACATGGCCAAATTTTACAAGTTGTGACACAACAAATACACAGCTAGAGAAAAGTATCACATTTCTAGGTGAAAAGTTTCGAAAGTCTTCAATTCATGGTGTTCATGAGTTGCTTGAGTGCCCAATCTGCACAAGGTCCTTGTATCCTCCAGTTTACCAG TGTCCAAATGGCCATACGCTATGCACCAACTGCAAGACTGGAGCACATAATTTCTGCCCTACTTGCCAAGTTGAACTTGGAAACATAAGGTGTTTAGCCTTGGAGAAAGTGGCAGAATCATTGGAATTGCCCTGCAGACATCAAAATCTTGGCTGTCACAAAATATTACCCTACTATCGGAAGCTTAAACATGAACAACGTTGTAAATTTCGGCCTTACCATTGTCCATATGCTGGATCAGAGTGCTCCATAAAAGGGGACATTCCAACACTCATGTTACATCTTAAGGAGGACCACAAGGTTGACATGCATACTGGATGTACCTTCAATCATCGATATGTCAAATCAAATCCAGAGGAAGTTGACAATGCAATATGGATGCTCACA GTTTTCGACTGTTATGGAAAACAGTTCTGCTTGCACTTTGAGGCATTTTCACTTGGTATGACACCAGTTTACATGGCCTTTCTACGATTTATGGGCGAGGACAATGAAGCCAAAATGTTCAAGTATAGTCTAGAAGTTGGTGGTTTTGGGCGTAAATTGACATGGCAAGGTATTCCTAGGAGTATCCGAGACAGCCACAGAAAAGTTCGCGACTGTCAAGATGGACTTATTATTCCAAGAAGCTTGGCACTTTTCTTTTCTGGTGGGAATAATGGACAAGAGCTTACATTGAAAGTCACAGGTCGTATATGGAAGGAGCATTAG